The proteins below come from a single Microbulbifer sp. Q7 genomic window:
- a CDS encoding glycosyl transferase, producing the protein MTDFFQNGDITTLHNLSNRSLEDMEADLMRFSRQRPMSLLLPSLYSELEGEALPRILKILAEVPYLSEIVIGLDRADESQYRDALKQFSILPQHVRVLWNDGPRLRELDAQLQRDGLAPMDAGKGRNVWYCLGYILASGRGEAIALHDCDIVTYDRMMLARLFYPVANPQFSYEFCKGYYSRVANGKINGRVCRLLVTPLIRTLKKIYGHTKYLEYMDSFRYSLAGEFSFRRDVVNDLRIPSDWGLEIGVLSEMYRNYSTNRLCQVDIAHAYDHKHQDVSFDDEDCGLSKMSIDIAKSFFRKLATQGTVFSSETFRSIKATYFRIALDFVETYRNDAIINGLNFDIHKEEQTVELFASNLVKAGQAFLDNPMETPFIPSWNRITSAEPGFLDRLKKAVEADYEEYNG; encoded by the coding sequence GTGACCGACTTTTTTCAGAATGGCGACATCACGACCCTGCACAACCTTTCCAATCGCAGCCTGGAAGATATGGAAGCGGACCTGATGCGCTTTTCCAGGCAGCGCCCCATGTCCCTGCTGCTGCCCTCCCTGTATTCAGAACTGGAAGGCGAAGCCCTGCCCCGCATTCTCAAGATTCTTGCGGAAGTGCCCTATCTGTCGGAAATCGTGATCGGTCTCGACCGTGCAGATGAATCCCAGTACCGCGATGCCCTCAAACAGTTCAGCATCCTGCCGCAGCACGTGCGGGTATTGTGGAACGATGGCCCGCGCCTGCGTGAGCTGGACGCACAGCTGCAACGGGATGGCCTGGCGCCCATGGACGCGGGCAAGGGGCGCAATGTGTGGTATTGCCTCGGCTACATTCTTGCCTCCGGTCGCGGCGAAGCCATCGCCCTGCACGACTGTGACATCGTCACTTACGATCGCATGATGCTGGCACGGCTGTTCTATCCGGTCGCCAATCCCCAGTTCAGCTACGAGTTCTGTAAAGGCTATTACTCCCGTGTGGCCAACGGAAAAATCAATGGCCGCGTTTGTCGGCTACTGGTCACGCCACTGATCCGCACCCTGAAAAAAATCTACGGGCATACCAAGTACCTGGAATACATGGACAGCTTCCGCTACTCCCTCGCCGGTGAGTTTTCCTTCCGCCGCGACGTGGTCAATGATCTGCGTATCCCCAGTGACTGGGGCCTGGAGATCGGCGTACTGTCAGAAATGTACCGCAATTACTCCACCAACCGACTGTGCCAGGTGGATATCGCCCACGCCTACGACCACAAACACCAGGATGTTTCCTTTGACGATGAGGACTGTGGCCTGTCGAAGATGTCCATCGATATTGCCAAGTCATTTTTCCGCAAGCTCGCCACCCAGGGCACCGTGTTTTCTTCGGAGACTTTCCGCAGTATCAAGGCCACCTACTTCCGCATCGCCCTCGACTTTGTCGAAACCTACCGCAACGATGCCATCATAAATGGCCTGAATTTTGATATTCATAAAGAGGAGCAGACCGTGGAGCTCTTCGCCAGCAATCTGGTCAAGGCGGGACAAGCTTTTCTCGACAACCCCATGGAAACCCCGTTTATTCCCAGCTGGAACCGGATCACCAGCGCCGAGCCAGGTTTCCTCGACCGACTGAAAAAGGCGGTCGAGGCGGATTACGAGGAGTACAACGGGTAA
- a CDS encoding mannosyl-3-phosphoglycerate phosphatase, producing MTQLNGEAHSETDIQWLIASDLDGTLLDHFSYSHQPADATLALLESNAVPVILNSSKTRDEMLALRQALNNQHPFIVENGSAIFIPQGYFPQKPELAREDAGYWILEPGARRQDILAFLAKDAQKNSAPYLNFNSASTEEIVAATGLTDHEAQRANQRDYSEPLLWQGDEQQKLAFTARVNAAGFSTLQGGRFLHVLGQTDKGRATNLLKKTYQNYTRRECRLIASGDGPNDLDMLSVADIAIIVRSPAHPPPDLPHHPSLLITRETGPQGWADAIGEIFAAGSPYPALMRN from the coding sequence ATGACACAATTAAATGGCGAGGCGCACAGCGAAACAGACATCCAGTGGCTCATTGCCAGTGACCTCGACGGCACCCTGCTGGATCACTTCAGCTATTCTCACCAACCGGCCGACGCCACTCTGGCACTCCTGGAGTCAAACGCTGTCCCCGTCATCCTCAACAGCAGTAAAACCCGCGACGAGATGCTCGCCCTACGGCAGGCCCTCAACAACCAGCATCCGTTTATCGTTGAAAACGGCTCGGCCATTTTTATCCCCCAGGGATACTTCCCGCAAAAGCCCGAACTGGCGCGGGAAGACGCCGGTTATTGGATTCTTGAGCCCGGTGCGCGACGTCAGGATATCCTCGCGTTTCTGGCCAAGGACGCACAAAAGAACAGTGCGCCCTACCTCAATTTCAATAGCGCCAGCACAGAAGAAATTGTTGCCGCCACCGGCCTGACCGATCACGAGGCACAAAGAGCCAACCAGCGCGATTATTCCGAGCCGTTGTTGTGGCAAGGGGATGAGCAGCAAAAGCTGGCGTTTACTGCCCGCGTCAATGCCGCGGGGTTTTCCACCCTACAGGGCGGCCGCTTCCTGCACGTGCTCGGCCAGACCGACAAGGGGCGCGCCACCAACCTGCTAAAGAAAACCTACCAGAACTACACCCGGCGCGAATGCCGGCTGATCGCCAGCGGCGATGGACCAAACGATCTCGACATGTTGAGCGTTGCCGATATCGCCATCATCGTCCGCTCTCCGGCGCATCCGCCACCGGACCTGCCCCACCACCCATCCCTGCTCATCACGCGCGAGACCGGTCCTCAGGGGTGGGCGGACGCCATCGGAGAAATCTTCGCTGCCGGCTCGCCCTACCCCGCGCTGATGCGCAACTAA
- a CDS encoding DUF58 domain-containing protein, whose product MSVKSIHSNPSSAQTRQQAGAAGAKPLLRAPWLRWLNRRLPPAQSLTLDHRTLFILPSGAGMGLLLVIFLLWLLGTNYENNLVLALAFLLVGLLVILPVHTIANLSGLKLQLRDTQPAYAGDYGQAKIDLSKTGKRYHERVQLAWPPEEGVEVDVLDTDAQEICLDLPLLQRGRVKAPRIHVQSRFPLGLFRCWSWVDLDVEFLVYPQPKPAGPLPFGASVGEGDQQKTLTAGGDDFAGLKTYQPGDSLRHVAWKQYAGGRDLYSKEYASGSDARLWLDWDLLGGRDVEARLSNLCAWVLDAERAQVPYGLRLPGHTIDPGLGAGHKHKVLSMLALFPVQGVSQ is encoded by the coding sequence GTGTCGGTAAAATCCATCCACAGCAATCCATCATCCGCCCAGACGCGGCAGCAGGCGGGCGCGGCAGGCGCAAAGCCGTTGCTGCGCGCGCCCTGGTTGCGATGGCTCAACCGGCGCTTGCCGCCGGCGCAATCCCTCACCCTCGATCACCGCACGCTGTTTATCCTGCCCAGTGGTGCAGGCATGGGGCTGCTGCTGGTGATTTTCCTGTTATGGCTGCTGGGCACCAATTACGAGAACAATCTGGTGCTGGCACTTGCCTTCCTGCTGGTCGGGCTGCTGGTGATCCTGCCAGTGCACACTATTGCCAACCTGTCGGGCCTGAAACTGCAACTGCGTGATACGCAACCGGCCTATGCCGGTGACTATGGCCAGGCGAAAATTGATCTGAGTAAAACCGGCAAGCGATATCACGAACGTGTACAGCTTGCTTGGCCGCCGGAAGAGGGCGTTGAGGTGGACGTGCTCGATACTGACGCGCAGGAAATCTGCCTGGACCTCCCGCTGTTGCAGCGGGGGCGCGTCAAGGCGCCGCGTATACACGTACAGAGCCGCTTTCCCCTGGGGCTGTTTCGCTGCTGGAGCTGGGTAGACCTGGATGTGGAATTTCTGGTGTACCCCCAACCCAAGCCTGCAGGTCCGCTGCCTTTCGGCGCCAGTGTGGGAGAAGGGGATCAGCAGAAAACACTGACCGCCGGTGGTGATGATTTTGCCGGTCTGAAAACCTACCAGCCTGGTGATTCCCTGCGCCATGTGGCGTGGAAGCAGTATGCCGGCGGTCGGGATCTTTACAGCAAGGAGTATGCCTCGGGTAGTGATGCCCGGCTGTGGCTCGACTGGGACCTGCTGGGTGGGCGCGATGTGGAGGCCCGGCTCAGCAATCTCTGCGCCTGGGTGCTCGACGCCGAGCGGGCACAGGTGCCCTATGGCCTCAGGCTGCCCGGACACACCATTGATCCGGGGCTGGGTGCAGGGCATAAGCACAAGGTACTGAGCATGCTGGCACTGTTTCCAGTGCAGGGAGTGAGCCAGTGA
- a CDS encoding DUF2069 domain-containing protein — protein MAKTPKTIDPAAVAGKLAVARKLNWVCYAGLLVLFAVWNLFLDGSLKWWLLQTIPLLLVLPGMLKQHQRSYLWLCFILLLYITAGIVDVMMPTRGWQHGALTALSLILFVSAMMTSRWQVQLHNAQR, from the coding sequence ATGGCTAAAACCCCCAAGACCATCGACCCCGCCGCCGTTGCCGGCAAACTGGCGGTTGCCCGCAAGCTCAACTGGGTGTGTTACGCCGGGCTACTGGTCCTGTTTGCGGTGTGGAACCTGTTTCTCGACGGCTCCCTCAAATGGTGGCTGCTGCAGACCATCCCCCTGCTGCTGGTTTTACCCGGGATGCTGAAGCAGCATCAACGCAGCTATTTGTGGCTGTGTTTTATCCTGCTGTTGTACATCACCGCCGGTATCGTCGACGTAATGATGCCTACGCGCGGCTGGCAGCATGGCGCTCTTACCGCCCTGAGCCTTATCCTGTTTGTTTCCGCAATGATGACCAGCCGCTGGCAGGTCCAACTGCACAACGCCCAACGCTAA
- the sppA gene encoding signal peptide peptidase SppA gives MSEATHQRGPIRRFFGAIGGAITWLRRVVTNLLFLLILLFIGIAIFGGEERITVPQGGALKVAPAGFLVDEVSQPSGVPGFLGGPSRPQETRVKDLVEAIDRAANDNRIGALVLELDYLAGASLSKLEEVGEAVQRFKATEKPVYAIGDNFTQGQYFLASHADKVYMNPMGSLLITGFGSYRNYYKSALDKLKINFHVFRVGDYKDFIEPYTRDDMSPASRENNARWLHQLWTEYTEQVTGLRNLPPNAIDSYIADLPENLRAQGGSWADAALANKFVDKLLTRRAAVAEVQELVGVSDADKSQYKAINAMDYLRQAKLTDLPDPRHQADKIGLISAAGAIMDGEAPAGQIGSATLGKLIAEAREKEVKALVLRIDSPGGSAFASEAIRQELLATREAGIPVVISMGSVAASGGYWIAAGGDRIWASPSTITGSIGVFGAFPTFEDSLEHLGIFNDGVGTTELAGTMRLDRALPEAAADILQQGVEHTYAQFLQLVAGARNSTPQEIHKIAQGQVWTGRTAHKLGLVDELGNLKDAIADAAQLAELEKYDVVEIQRELTPSEKLMRALAENVDARIAASVEQNLPLGAWFSSLQPALQPLAELKSFQDPRALYVRCMHCIAP, from the coding sequence TTGAGCGAAGCAACCCACCAACGCGGCCCCATCCGCCGTTTTTTTGGCGCCATCGGCGGCGCCATCACCTGGCTGCGCCGGGTCGTTACCAACCTGCTGTTCCTGTTGATCCTGCTGTTTATCGGCATCGCCATCTTTGGCGGTGAAGAGCGCATCACGGTGCCACAGGGTGGCGCGCTAAAAGTTGCCCCCGCCGGATTTCTGGTGGATGAAGTCAGCCAGCCCAGCGGTGTGCCCGGTTTTCTTGGCGGTCCGTCAAGGCCGCAGGAAACCCGCGTCAAAGACCTGGTCGAAGCCATCGACCGCGCGGCCAATGACAATCGTATCGGCGCACTGGTGCTCGAACTCGACTATCTGGCAGGCGCCAGCCTGAGCAAGCTTGAAGAAGTCGGCGAAGCCGTACAGCGCTTCAAGGCGACGGAAAAGCCGGTGTATGCCATTGGAGACAACTTCACCCAGGGGCAATACTTCCTCGCCAGTCACGCCGACAAGGTGTACATGAACCCAATGGGCTCATTGTTGATCACCGGGTTTGGCAGCTACCGCAATTACTACAAAAGCGCGCTCGACAAGCTGAAAATCAACTTCCACGTATTCCGCGTCGGTGATTACAAGGACTTTATCGAGCCCTACACCCGCGATGATATGTCCCCAGCCTCGCGGGAAAACAACGCCCGCTGGCTGCACCAGCTGTGGACCGAATACACGGAGCAGGTAACCGGCCTGCGCAACCTGCCCCCCAATGCGATCGACAGCTACATTGCCGACCTGCCGGAAAACCTGCGCGCCCAGGGCGGCAGTTGGGCGGACGCGGCACTGGCCAATAAATTTGTCGACAAACTGCTCACCCGCCGCGCCGCGGTGGCGGAAGTACAGGAGCTGGTCGGTGTCAGTGACGCCGACAAGTCCCAGTACAAAGCAATTAATGCAATGGACTACTTGCGCCAAGCCAAGCTGACCGACCTGCCCGACCCGCGCCATCAAGCGGACAAAATCGGCTTGATCAGTGCCGCTGGCGCCATCATGGATGGCGAGGCTCCCGCCGGACAGATCGGCAGCGCCACCCTGGGTAAGCTGATTGCCGAGGCGCGGGAAAAAGAGGTCAAGGCGCTGGTGCTGCGGATCGACAGCCCCGGCGGCTCCGCCTTTGCTTCCGAAGCCATCCGCCAGGAACTGCTGGCCACCCGTGAGGCCGGCATCCCCGTGGTCATTTCCATGGGCAGCGTGGCAGCCTCCGGCGGCTACTGGATTGCCGCAGGCGGCGACCGTATCTGGGCCTCGCCTTCCACCATCACCGGCTCGATCGGTGTATTTGGTGCCTTCCCAACCTTCGAGGATTCCCTTGAGCACCTGGGGATCTTCAACGATGGCGTGGGCACCACGGAACTGGCGGGCACCATGCGCCTGGATCGCGCGCTGCCGGAAGCTGCCGCCGATATCCTGCAGCAGGGTGTTGAGCACACTTACGCCCAGTTCCTGCAGCTGGTGGCGGGAGCCCGCAACAGCACCCCACAGGAAATCCATAAAATTGCCCAGGGCCAGGTATGGACCGGGCGCACCGCCCATAAACTGGGCCTGGTGGATGAGCTGGGCAATCTCAAGGACGCCATCGCCGATGCCGCGCAGCTGGCAGAGCTGGAAAAATACGACGTGGTGGAAATCCAGCGCGAGCTGACCCCCAGTGAAAAACTCATGCGCGCACTGGCAGAAAACGTCGATGCCCGAATCGCCGCCAGCGTTGAGCAGAATCTTCCACTGGGCGCCTGGTTCAGTAGCCTGCAGCCGGCCCTGCAGCCCCTGGCTGAGCTGAAAAGCTTCCAGGATCCGCGCGCACTGTATGTGCGCTGCATGCATTGCATCGCACCCTGA
- a CDS encoding MFS transporter — translation MALPAQVARLRTFLLGYSGTSLATGLQVILLPWIAVALMELPALQLGWVQASVLLPNLVFLLFGGALADRFDSARVAAVSCLGLGLCHAALAYYLLYQLPSLGLLILYGVSLGICTAFLQPARDNLVQRCARSPEESNTRLSEARVQHTVTWMMLAQYGGQAIGMLLASRFDSWGAELLLLIQVGVLLIAALFFFSMRHLRLAKPTARLTLPSALLEGFAEVRNSRAILELVMLVGFNGLVHIGVFLVVLPLMAESYGRGASYYATLQIAFVLGTVIATVAMLRRGQGDTPGRGVLMCLLYSAALLIAISFGPTPFGLMFLCACWGAVAAASAGLGRSIIQLLAPEQVRSRVISIYQLSLFGSAAIGALLAGIISEFSAPLTTLLWAGIFSLVAFVFAWLSGALRKLHIPNTETSESPEP, via the coding sequence ATGGCACTTCCCGCACAGGTGGCACGCCTGCGAACATTTTTGCTGGGTTACAGCGGCACCTCCCTGGCCACTGGCCTGCAGGTGATCCTGCTGCCATGGATCGCCGTGGCGTTAATGGAGTTGCCTGCATTGCAGTTGGGCTGGGTTCAGGCGTCGGTGCTGCTGCCCAATCTGGTTTTTCTACTGTTTGGCGGTGCACTGGCGGACCGGTTTGATTCCGCCCGGGTGGCAGCCGTGTCTTGCCTGGGCCTCGGTCTGTGTCACGCTGCGCTCGCGTATTACTTGCTTTACCAACTGCCCAGTCTCGGCCTGTTGATTCTGTACGGTGTCAGTCTCGGCATTTGTACCGCCTTCCTGCAGCCTGCACGGGACAACCTGGTGCAGCGCTGCGCCCGCTCCCCAGAGGAAAGTAATACCCGGCTCAGCGAAGCCCGGGTACAGCACACCGTGACCTGGATGATGCTGGCCCAGTACGGTGGCCAGGCCATCGGCATGCTACTGGCGAGCCGATTTGACAGCTGGGGCGCAGAGTTACTGTTGCTGATTCAGGTGGGGGTGCTGTTGATCGCCGCACTCTTTTTCTTCTCCATGCGCCACTTGCGTTTGGCAAAGCCCACAGCGCGCCTGACACTCCCTTCTGCGCTGCTGGAGGGGTTTGCCGAAGTGCGCAACAGCCGCGCCATCCTCGAGCTGGTAATGCTGGTAGGGTTCAATGGCCTGGTGCATATCGGGGTATTTCTGGTGGTGCTGCCGCTGATGGCGGAAAGTTACGGGCGCGGTGCCAGCTACTACGCCACCCTGCAGATTGCGTTTGTGCTGGGCACCGTGATTGCGACGGTGGCCATGCTGCGGCGAGGGCAGGGGGATACACCGGGGCGTGGTGTACTGATGTGTCTGCTCTACAGTGCGGCGCTGTTGATTGCCATCAGCTTTGGCCCTACGCCGTTCGGGCTGATGTTCCTGTGTGCCTGCTGGGGCGCGGTGGCTGCGGCTTCCGCGGGACTCGGCCGGTCGATCATCCAGCTGCTTGCCCCTGAGCAAGTGCGCAGCCGGGTAATCTCCATTTACCAGCTCTCGCTGTTTGGTTCCGCGGCAATCGGTGCGCTGTTGGCGGGGATCATCAGTGAATTTTCCGCACCGCTCACCACCCTGTTGTGGGCCGGTATTTTTAGCCTGGTGGCTTTTGTCTTTGCCTGGCTGAGCGGTGCCCTGCGCAAACTGCACATTCCCAATACCGAAACCAGCGAATCTCCCGAGCCGTGA
- a CDS encoding alpha-amylase family glycosyl hydrolase, translating into MSHSNAPLPIKEVLHQKVVDHLTFIYPDLEIEPIAQELVHTMRLDEDCQSPLAHKNLWDQTDIAVITYGNSIISDHQPPLKTLHHFLQAHFPMLINTVHILPFFPYTSDDGFAVSAYKQVDPPLGDWSDILRISTDFHLMADLVINHCSSRHEWFVNYQEGREPGVGFFVEADPKEDLSAVVRPRVTPLLRPTTTPQGTKHVWCTFGHDQVDLNFANPKVLAKIVDIIRLYLDMGVRVFRLDAVAFIWKKLGTNCLNLEETHEIVRLLRTLIEHADPNAVIITETNIPNQENLSYFGNANEAHCIYNFSLPPLLVNTLVTGNCRYLKNWLMGMPPAQNGTTYFNFIASHDGIGLRPVEGLLDDSELEALIQTMENFGGQISWRALDDGSNKPYEINISLFDALKGTIAGEDDWQLRRFICAHAIMLALEGLPAFYLHSLMGTTNDYERMKEHGHNRAINRRQWHEQELDDVLADPDRHHHHVFQHLRKLIQLRREQPAFHPNATQFTLHLGDQVFAFWRQSLDRRQSIFCLNNISDTPQTIHLNAINLIGTDQWKDLISEATFDDMLSTVTLDPYQTLWISNRW; encoded by the coding sequence GTGAGCCATTCGAACGCGCCATTGCCAATCAAGGAGGTACTGCACCAGAAGGTGGTGGACCACCTGACGTTTATCTACCCGGACCTGGAGATAGAGCCCATCGCCCAGGAACTGGTGCATACCATGCGGCTCGACGAAGATTGCCAGAGTCCCCTGGCCCACAAAAATCTGTGGGACCAGACCGACATTGCGGTAATTACCTACGGCAACAGCATCATCAGTGACCATCAGCCGCCCCTGAAAACCCTGCACCATTTTCTACAGGCGCACTTCCCAATGCTGATCAATACGGTGCACATACTGCCGTTCTTCCCCTACACCAGTGACGATGGTTTCGCCGTTTCTGCCTACAAACAGGTGGATCCGCCACTGGGCGACTGGAGCGATATCCTGCGCATCAGTACCGACTTTCACCTGATGGCGGATCTGGTGATCAACCACTGCTCGTCACGGCACGAGTGGTTTGTGAACTATCAGGAGGGGCGCGAGCCCGGCGTTGGCTTCTTCGTGGAAGCAGATCCGAAGGAAGATCTCAGCGCGGTGGTTCGACCGCGGGTAACACCACTCCTGCGCCCCACCACCACCCCCCAGGGAACCAAGCACGTCTGGTGTACCTTCGGCCACGATCAGGTAGACCTGAACTTTGCAAACCCGAAGGTACTCGCGAAGATCGTCGATATTATTCGCCTGTATCTGGATATGGGTGTGCGTGTTTTTCGCCTGGATGCCGTGGCCTTTATCTGGAAAAAGCTCGGCACCAATTGCCTGAATCTGGAGGAGACCCATGAGATCGTGCGTCTGCTGCGCACGCTGATCGAGCACGCCGATCCCAATGCGGTGATCATTACCGAAACCAATATTCCCAATCAGGAAAACCTGTCGTACTTCGGCAATGCCAATGAAGCCCACTGTATTTACAACTTTTCCCTGCCGCCGCTGCTGGTAAATACCCTGGTTACCGGTAATTGCCGCTACCTGAAGAACTGGCTGATGGGTATGCCGCCGGCACAGAACGGCACCACCTATTTCAACTTCATCGCCTCGCACGACGGGATCGGCCTGCGGCCGGTAGAGGGTTTGCTGGATGACAGTGAACTGGAAGCGCTGATCCAGACCATGGAGAATTTCGGCGGCCAGATTTCCTGGCGCGCGCTGGATGACGGCAGCAACAAACCCTACGAAATCAATATTTCCCTGTTTGATGCCCTCAAGGGAACCATCGCGGGCGAAGATGATTGGCAACTAAGACGCTTCATCTGCGCCCACGCCATCATGCTGGCTCTGGAAGGCCTGCCCGCGTTTTATCTGCACAGTCTGATGGGCACCACCAATGACTACGAGCGGATGAAAGAACACGGTCACAACCGCGCCATCAACCGCCGCCAGTGGCACGAGCAGGAACTGGATGATGTGTTGGCCGACCCCGACCGCCACCACCATCACGTGTTCCAGCATTTGCGCAAACTGATCCAACTGCGTCGCGAGCAGCCCGCGTTCCACCCCAACGCAACGCAGTTTACCCTGCACCTCGGTGACCAGGTCTTCGCCTTCTGGCGCCAGAGCCTGGATCGCCGGCAGAGTATTTTCTGCCTCAACAATATCTCCGACACGCCGCAGACCATCCACCTGAATGCGATTAACCTGATTGGTACGGATCAGTGGAAAGATCTGATCAGCGAGGCGACCTTCGACGACATGCTGTCTACGGTTACCCTGGATCCCTACCAGACGCTGTGGATCAGTAACCGCTGGTAA
- a CDS encoding DUF3488 and transglutaminase-like domain-containing protein, producing the protein MSASTSQLQALLPRESLLWIFAAQLAVLLPHSIHLPVWLLGAWAVAVYWRLEVFRGRREMPGRLVKLVAVAVVIAGLVLTYRRWFALEPMVALLAVSFTLKNIELVSRRDALLSLMLAYFLAATLFVFEQTIPYAIYGIVCVVIITAALVAQLGRRSARPGRALGLSVKLLAQAIPVMLVLFVVMPRLGPLWAVPQNTKAASTGISDSMSPGDFSELSKSDKPALRISFNGAVPPPEQRYWRGLVYTHFDGRRWSEPGAADGYPRWGRGRSNQRPFGDDGHGDSAGRALPAVGPRYRYQVIQEASHNPWLFALARPDSETRGVRETGDDTLVYRTPVGSRLAYEVRSWPRDSVIDGARLSASEQRRHLQLPASGNPRARAWARARFEEGLDGAAISQALLSLYNRSFTYTLKPPPLGQDTVDEFLFSTRQGFCEHFASSYVFTMRAAGVPARVVAGYQGGEWVEQQEYLLVRQYDAHAWAEIWLPERGWVRVDPTASVAPERIRDGLQSAAAEEFMQDAFLPLHKIAFVSRLRLQWDMVNYRWYQTVVSFDSKRQQGILQRLMGEISPLRMAMFIGIPVLGALLLLLVWLKLSSRGPALPAASRLYLRFCQRMARAGLPRIPGETPGDYANRIERELPRLGSMAARITAAYERAAYADDGLAEKQLRRLVRGFWPMRLSAQPRKPA; encoded by the coding sequence GTGAGCGCATCCACCAGCCAGCTTCAGGCACTGCTGCCGCGGGAGAGCCTGCTGTGGATTTTTGCCGCCCAGCTGGCGGTATTGCTGCCACACTCGATTCACCTTCCCGTCTGGCTTCTGGGTGCCTGGGCGGTGGCGGTGTACTGGCGTCTCGAGGTATTTCGCGGTCGTCGGGAGATGCCGGGGCGGCTGGTCAAACTGGTGGCCGTCGCGGTTGTGATTGCCGGGTTGGTGCTTACGTACCGGCGCTGGTTTGCGCTGGAACCGATGGTGGCGCTGCTGGCGGTGTCCTTTACGCTGAAAAACATTGAGCTGGTGAGCCGGCGGGATGCGCTGCTCAGTCTTATGCTGGCCTACTTTCTCGCCGCTACCCTGTTCGTGTTTGAGCAGACCATCCCCTATGCAATATATGGCATTGTGTGTGTGGTGATTATTACCGCGGCACTGGTGGCCCAGTTGGGGCGGCGCAGCGCACGCCCGGGCAGGGCGCTTGGTTTGTCGGTGAAGCTGCTGGCGCAGGCGATACCGGTCATGCTGGTGCTGTTTGTGGTGATGCCGCGTCTGGGGCCCCTGTGGGCCGTACCGCAAAATACCAAGGCCGCGTCTACCGGGATCAGCGACTCGATGAGCCCGGGGGATTTCAGCGAACTGTCCAAATCAGACAAGCCGGCCCTGCGGATCTCCTTCAATGGGGCAGTGCCACCGCCAGAGCAACGCTACTGGCGGGGGTTGGTTTACACGCACTTTGATGGTCGCCGCTGGAGCGAGCCGGGGGCGGCGGATGGCTATCCGCGCTGGGGCCGCGGCCGCAGCAACCAGCGTCCCTTTGGCGATGATGGTCATGGGGACAGCGCCGGACGCGCGCTGCCGGCGGTCGGCCCGCGCTATCGCTATCAGGTGATCCAGGAGGCCAGCCACAATCCATGGCTGTTTGCGCTCGCCCGTCCTGACTCGGAGACCCGCGGGGTGCGGGAAACCGGTGACGACACCCTGGTGTACCGAACGCCGGTGGGGAGCCGGTTGGCGTATGAAGTCCGCTCCTGGCCGCGGGACAGCGTGATCGATGGCGCGCGCCTGAGTGCCTCGGAGCAGCGCCGCCACCTGCAGTTGCCCGCATCCGGAAACCCGCGGGCGCGCGCCTGGGCGCGGGCCCGGTTTGAAGAGGGGCTGGATGGCGCGGCGATCTCCCAGGCGCTGTTGTCACTGTACAACCGGAGCTTCACCTATACCCTGAAGCCGCCCCCGCTGGGCCAGGACACAGTGGATGAATTTCTGTTTTCCACCCGTCAGGGTTTCTGCGAGCATTTTGCCAGCAGCTACGTCTTTACCATGCGCGCTGCCGGGGTGCCCGCGCGGGTAGTGGCTGGCTATCAGGGTGGGGAATGGGTGGAACAGCAGGAGTACCTGCTGGTGCGCCAGTACGATGCCCACGCCTGGGCGGAAATCTGGCTGCCGGAGCGCGGCTGGGTGCGGGTAGACCCCACCGCGTCGGTGGCACCGGAACGTATCCGCGATGGCCTGCAGAGTGCTGCAGCGGAAGAATTTATGCAGGACGCCTTTCTGCCATTGCACAAAATCGCGTTTGTTTCACGCCTTCGGCTGCAGTGGGACATGGTGAATTACCGCTGGTACCAGACGGTAGTCAGCTTTGACAGCAAGCGCCAGCAAGGCATTCTGCAGCGCCTGATGGGCGAGATCTCGCCACTGCGCATGGCAATGTTTATCGGCATCCCTGTGCTGGGTGCACTACTGCTGTTGCTGGTTTGGCTGAAATTGTCCAGCCGGGGGCCGGCGCTGCCCGCAGCGAGCCGGCTGTATCTGCGTTTCTGCCAACGCATGGCGCGGGCCGGGTTGCCGCGTATCCCCGGTGAAACACCGGGGGATTATGCTAACCGTATCGAGCGGGAGTTGCCCCGGCTGGGATCGATGGCGGCGCGGATTACCGCGGCGTACGAGCGTGCGGCGTATGCGGACGACGGGCTGGCCGAGAAACAACTGCGGCGACTGGTGCGCGGCTTCTGGCCGATGCGATTGTCCGCCCAGCCCCGCAAGCCGGCCTGA